One genomic window of Diospyros lotus cultivar Yz01 chromosome 8, ASM1463336v1, whole genome shotgun sequence includes the following:
- the LOC127807107 gene encoding pentatricopeptide repeat-containing protein At3g14730 isoform X2: protein MRYPSRPSLNLTTLISSLQACAQNKNLTKGKEIHAFMLVDGFLSSPLSTTSLISMYSKCNAIADALRVFHTLSADYHNVFTYNAIVAGFVANEMPKPAIESYWRMRVAGIMPDRFTFPCVIKACSDVKGVLETMKIHGLLFKFGLELDIYVGSALVHSYLKFGFMDGAHQVFDELPNRDVVLWNAMINGFSHIGQFDRALDVYKKMGEQGVVPSKFTVTGILSIFAIMGDLNSGRAIHGFVLKMGHDSGVAVLNALIDMYGKCKCIKDSMTIFEMIPERDIFSWNSIICIHEQCSDHDGALRLFSRMLRAGVKPDLVTVTNVLPACAHLAALIHGKEIHSYMIVNGLENDDDGEDEQDDDIYVKNAVMDMYAKCGHMREARLIFDRMSHKDVASWNIMIKGYGMHGFGVEALDLFSGMHDAQLKPDDVTFVGVLSACSHAGLLSQGREFLAQMQSQYGVVPAIEHYTCVIDMLGRAGRLEEAYELVSAMPIEANPVVWRAFLAACLLHGDAVLAEVAAERALELQPEHCGSYVLMSNVYGAAGRYEDVSEVRHAMRQHNVKKAPGCSWIELGDGLHVFVTGDRTHPEDYLIYTSLNSLTARLYEYGYMPNA from the coding sequence ATGCGATATCCGTCTCGGCCAAGCTTGAACTTGACAACACTGATTTCATCGTTGCAAGCATGTGCCCAGAACAAGAACCTCACCAAAGGCAAAGAAATCCACGCCTTCATGCTCGTCGATGGCTTCCTTAGCTCCCCACTCTCCACAACCAGCTTAATCAGCATGTACTCCAAGTGTAACGCCATTGCAGATGCCTTAAGGGTCTTCCACACGCTCTCGGCCGATTACCACAACGTGTTTACTTACAACGCCATCGTAGCTGGGTTCGTCGCCAATGAGATGCCGAAACCCGCCATAGAATCTTACTGGCGTATGCGGGTGGCCGGCATTATGCCGGACAGGTTTACTTTTCCATGTGTAATTAAGGCTTGTTCGGATGTTAAGGGGGTATTAGAGACCATGAAGATTCATGGGTTGTTGTTTAAATTTGGTTTGGAGTTGGATATATATGTTGGGAGCGCCTTGGTTCATTCTTATCTGAAATTTGGCTTCATGGACGGGGCCCATCAAGTGTTTGATGAATTGCCTAACAGAGATGTTGTGCTGTGGAATGCTATGATTAATGGGTTTTCACACATTGGCCAGTTTGATAGAGCACTGGATGTTTATAAGAAGATGGGTGAACAAGGGGTTGTTCCGAGTAAATTTACAGTAACTGGGATCTTATCAATCTTTGCTATAATGGGGGACCTCAATAGTGGGAGGGCAATTCACGGGTTTGTGCTAAAAATGGGTCATGATTCTGGTGTTGCGGTTTTGAATGCGTTGATCGATATGTATGGGAAATGCAAATGCATCAAGGATTCGATGACTATTTTTGAGATGATCCCTGAGAGGGATATATTTTCATGGAACTCCATAATATGTATTCATGAACAGTGTAGTGATCATGATGGAGCTTTGAGGTTGTTTAGTAGGATGTTGCGTGCGGGGGTTAAACCTGATCTGGTCACAGTCACCAACGTGCTGCCCGCTTGCGCTCATCTTGCAGCCCTGATCCATGGCAAGGAGATTCATAGTTACATGATCGTTAACGGACTGGAGAACGATGATGATGGTGAGGATGAACAGGATGATGATATCTATGTTAAAAATGCAGTTATGGATATGTACGCAAAATGTGGGCATATGAGAGAAGCTCGATTAATTTTCGATAGGATGAGCCATAAAGATGTGGCATCGTGGAACATCATGATTAAGGGCTATGGAATGCATGGGTTTGGTGTCGAGGCGCTAGATCTGTTTTCTGGCATGCACGATGCACAATTGAAGCCCGATGACGTCACCTTTGTTGGGGTTTTGTCAGCTTGTAGCCATGCAGGTCTGTTGAGCCAAGGCAGAGAATTTCTTGCACAAATGCAGTCACAATATGGGGTGGTTCCAGCCATTGAGCATTACACCTGTGTGATTGACATGCTTGGTAGGGCAGGGCGGCTAGAAGAGGCTTACGAACTAGTGTCAGCTATGCCAATAGAGGCCAACCCAGTGGTGTGGAGGGCTTTCCTAGCAGCTTGTCTGCTCCACGGCGATGCAGTTTTGGCTGAAGTTGCTGCAGAGCGCGCACTTGAACTTCAGCCAGAGCATTGTGGAAGTTACGTATTAATGTCAAATGTTTATGGTGCAGCTGGTCGATATGAGGATGTATCAGAAGTGAGACATGCTATGAGGCAACATAATGTGAAGAAGGCGCCAGGTTGCAGTTGGATTGAACTGGGTGATGGTTTGCACGTATTTGTTACCGGTGATCGAACACATCCTGAAGATTACCTCATTTATACTAGTTTAAATTCACTAACTGCTCGCCTCTATGAGTATGGATATATGCCAAATGCTTAA
- the LOC127807845 gene encoding tRNA-specific adenosine deaminase TAD3 isoform X3, with protein MMLMNESEWEIVHIPEKPHIPTHQQPTVDVYAAIVDPKHANTLVRKLNQIAPLENLRHVKRVRKHFLEGGKSQLSVILCLACGNGSLLDGIPNGVLELINLYQYAALSKEEWEEQCKLWPTSFHPPTYNIDGITGFSVEDSHSIVNFMNLAVHMAKSGDGQLVNAAIIVDPSTKELIARACDQTHIPQPMIGQTGAETCFLKEQEAYTSDPLAGREENHEILLPNSSLDEPRQLYTGVACLSPRRWAEKQLHTCIRHPLGHAAIVAIEHSAARDRRLFPAIGHAGGDSAQIDHTVSSLTASPAKRQRTNLKDVEDGEKVHSHTNGFHSELVRPYLCTGYDIFLVWEPCTMCSMALVHQRIRRIFYAFPNPNEGALGSVHRLQGEKSLNHHYAVFRVVLPAKILEAGGSIVSNSCEDDNKTT; from the exons ATGATGTTGATGAATGAGAGCGAGTGGGAAATTGTTCATATCCCTGAGAAGCCACATATTCCAACTCACCAACAACCCACAG TGGATGTTTATGCTGCTATAGTTGACCCAAAGCATGCTAACACCCTTGTAAG AAAGTTAAATCAAATAGCACCACTAGAAAATCTCCGCCATGTGAAACGTGTGCGCAAGCATTTTCTTGAGGGAG GGAAATCTCAGTTATCAGTGATTTTATGTCTAGCATGTGGAAATGGATCCCTTCTGGATGGCATTCCTAATGGTGTATTGGAGCTTATCAATTTATACCA ATACgctgcattatcaaaagaagagTGGGAAGAACAGTGCAAGCTATGGCCAACTTCATTTCACCCACCAACCTA CAACATTGATGGCATTACTGGATTTAGTGTTGAGGATTCCCATTCGATTGTCAACTTCATGAATCTTGCTGTTCATATGGCAAAATCTGGTGATGGTCAG CTTGTTAATGCTGCCATCATTGTGGACCCTTCAACTAAGGAGTTAATTGCACGAGCATGTGATCAAACGCATATTCCGCAACCTATGATAGGGCAAACAGGTGCAGAAACCTGCTTCCTTAAAGAGCAAGAAGCTTATACTTCTGACCCTCTTGCTGGTAGAGAGGAAAACCATGAAATTCTGCTTCCAAATTCTTCATTGGATGAACCCAGGCAATTGTATACTGGTGTTGCTTGTTTATCTCCTCGGCGGTGGGCTGAGAAACAACTGCACACTTGTATAAGGCACCCTTTAGGACATGCTGCTATTGTAGCTATTGAACATTCTGCTGCCAGGGATAGGCGTCTTTTCCCTGCTATTGGACATGCTGGAGGTGACTCTGCTCAAATAGATCATACCGTGTCTTCTTTAACAGCCTCTCCAGCAAAAAGACAAAGGACCAATCTTAAAGAT GTTGAGGATGGTGAAAAAGTGCATTCTCATACCAATGGTTTTCACTCTGAGTTGGTCAGACCCTATTTATGTACAGGCTATGATATCTTCCTTGTTTGGGAGCCTTGCACAAT GTGTTCTATGGCACTCGTCCATCAGAGAATTAGGCGCATATTTTATGCCTTTCCAAACCCAAACGAGGGTGCGCTTGGAAGTGTTCACAGACTGCAAGGGGAAAAAAGCTTAAATCACCACTATGCTGTTTTTAGGGTCGTATTGCCTGCAAAAATCCTCGAGGCTGGCGGATCCATAGTTTCAAATTCTTGTGAGGATGACAATAAGACAACTTGA
- the LOC127807845 gene encoding tRNA-specific adenosine deaminase TAD3 isoform X2, whose product MRASGKLFISLRSHIFQLTNNPQIVDVYAAIVDPKHANTLVRKLNQIAPLENLRHVKRVRKHFLEGGKSQLSVILCLACGNGSLLDGIPNGVLELINLYQLSAFITKVCRYAALSKEEWEEQCKLWPTSFHPPTYNIDGITGFSVEDSHSIVNFMNLAVHMAKSGDGQLVNAAIIVDPSTKELIARACDQTHIPQPMIGQTGAETCFLKEQEAYTSDPLAGREENHEILLPNSSLDEPRQLYTGVACLSPRRWAEKQLHTCIRHPLGHAAIVAIEHSAARDRRLFPAIGHAGGDSAQIDHTVSSLTASPAKRQRTNLKDVEDGEKVHSHTNGFHSELVRPYLCTGYDIFLVWEPCTMCSMALVHQRIRRIFYAFPNPNEGALGSVHRLQGEKSLNHHYAVFRVVLPAKILEAGGSIVSNSCEDDNKTT is encoded by the exons ATGAGAGCGAGTGGGAAATTGTTCATATCCCTGAGAAGCCACATATTCCAACTCACCAACAACCCACAG ATAGTGGATGTTTATGCTGCTATAGTTGACCCAAAGCATGCTAACACCCTTGTAAG AAAGTTAAATCAAATAGCACCACTAGAAAATCTCCGCCATGTGAAACGTGTGCGCAAGCATTTTCTTGAGGGAG GGAAATCTCAGTTATCAGTGATTTTATGTCTAGCATGTGGAAATGGATCCCTTCTGGATGGCATTCCTAATGGTGTATTGGAGCTTATCAATTTATACCAGTTGAGTGCTTTTATTACAAAA GTTTGCAGATACgctgcattatcaaaagaagagTGGGAAGAACAGTGCAAGCTATGGCCAACTTCATTTCACCCACCAACCTA CAACATTGATGGCATTACTGGATTTAGTGTTGAGGATTCCCATTCGATTGTCAACTTCATGAATCTTGCTGTTCATATGGCAAAATCTGGTGATGGTCAG CTTGTTAATGCTGCCATCATTGTGGACCCTTCAACTAAGGAGTTAATTGCACGAGCATGTGATCAAACGCATATTCCGCAACCTATGATAGGGCAAACAGGTGCAGAAACCTGCTTCCTTAAAGAGCAAGAAGCTTATACTTCTGACCCTCTTGCTGGTAGAGAGGAAAACCATGAAATTCTGCTTCCAAATTCTTCATTGGATGAACCCAGGCAATTGTATACTGGTGTTGCTTGTTTATCTCCTCGGCGGTGGGCTGAGAAACAACTGCACACTTGTATAAGGCACCCTTTAGGACATGCTGCTATTGTAGCTATTGAACATTCTGCTGCCAGGGATAGGCGTCTTTTCCCTGCTATTGGACATGCTGGAGGTGACTCTGCTCAAATAGATCATACCGTGTCTTCTTTAACAGCCTCTCCAGCAAAAAGACAAAGGACCAATCTTAAAGAT GTTGAGGATGGTGAAAAAGTGCATTCTCATACCAATGGTTTTCACTCTGAGTTGGTCAGACCCTATTTATGTACAGGCTATGATATCTTCCTTGTTTGGGAGCCTTGCACAAT GTGTTCTATGGCACTCGTCCATCAGAGAATTAGGCGCATATTTTATGCCTTTCCAAACCCAAACGAGGGTGCGCTTGGAAGTGTTCACAGACTGCAAGGGGAAAAAAGCTTAAATCACCACTATGCTGTTTTTAGGGTCGTATTGCCTGCAAAAATCCTCGAGGCTGGCGGATCCATAGTTTCAAATTCTTGTGAGGATGACAATAAGACAACTTGA
- the LOC127807107 gene encoding pentatricopeptide repeat-containing protein At3g14730 isoform X1: MNLQIGPAMRYPSRPSLNLTTLISSLQACAQNKNLTKGKEIHAFMLVDGFLSSPLSTTSLISMYSKCNAIADALRVFHTLSADYHNVFTYNAIVAGFVANEMPKPAIESYWRMRVAGIMPDRFTFPCVIKACSDVKGVLETMKIHGLLFKFGLELDIYVGSALVHSYLKFGFMDGAHQVFDELPNRDVVLWNAMINGFSHIGQFDRALDVYKKMGEQGVVPSKFTVTGILSIFAIMGDLNSGRAIHGFVLKMGHDSGVAVLNALIDMYGKCKCIKDSMTIFEMIPERDIFSWNSIICIHEQCSDHDGALRLFSRMLRAGVKPDLVTVTNVLPACAHLAALIHGKEIHSYMIVNGLENDDDGEDEQDDDIYVKNAVMDMYAKCGHMREARLIFDRMSHKDVASWNIMIKGYGMHGFGVEALDLFSGMHDAQLKPDDVTFVGVLSACSHAGLLSQGREFLAQMQSQYGVVPAIEHYTCVIDMLGRAGRLEEAYELVSAMPIEANPVVWRAFLAACLLHGDAVLAEVAAERALELQPEHCGSYVLMSNVYGAAGRYEDVSEVRHAMRQHNVKKAPGCSWIELGDGLHVFVTGDRTHPEDYLIYTSLNSLTARLYEYGYMPNA, encoded by the exons ATGAATTTGCAAATTGG GCCTGCAATGCGATATCCGTCTCGGCCAAGCTTGAACTTGACAACACTGATTTCATCGTTGCAAGCATGTGCCCAGAACAAGAACCTCACCAAAGGCAAAGAAATCCACGCCTTCATGCTCGTCGATGGCTTCCTTAGCTCCCCACTCTCCACAACCAGCTTAATCAGCATGTACTCCAAGTGTAACGCCATTGCAGATGCCTTAAGGGTCTTCCACACGCTCTCGGCCGATTACCACAACGTGTTTACTTACAACGCCATCGTAGCTGGGTTCGTCGCCAATGAGATGCCGAAACCCGCCATAGAATCTTACTGGCGTATGCGGGTGGCCGGCATTATGCCGGACAGGTTTACTTTTCCATGTGTAATTAAGGCTTGTTCGGATGTTAAGGGGGTATTAGAGACCATGAAGATTCATGGGTTGTTGTTTAAATTTGGTTTGGAGTTGGATATATATGTTGGGAGCGCCTTGGTTCATTCTTATCTGAAATTTGGCTTCATGGACGGGGCCCATCAAGTGTTTGATGAATTGCCTAACAGAGATGTTGTGCTGTGGAATGCTATGATTAATGGGTTTTCACACATTGGCCAGTTTGATAGAGCACTGGATGTTTATAAGAAGATGGGTGAACAAGGGGTTGTTCCGAGTAAATTTACAGTAACTGGGATCTTATCAATCTTTGCTATAATGGGGGACCTCAATAGTGGGAGGGCAATTCACGGGTTTGTGCTAAAAATGGGTCATGATTCTGGTGTTGCGGTTTTGAATGCGTTGATCGATATGTATGGGAAATGCAAATGCATCAAGGATTCGATGACTATTTTTGAGATGATCCCTGAGAGGGATATATTTTCATGGAACTCCATAATATGTATTCATGAACAGTGTAGTGATCATGATGGAGCTTTGAGGTTGTTTAGTAGGATGTTGCGTGCGGGGGTTAAACCTGATCTGGTCACAGTCACCAACGTGCTGCCCGCTTGCGCTCATCTTGCAGCCCTGATCCATGGCAAGGAGATTCATAGTTACATGATCGTTAACGGACTGGAGAACGATGATGATGGTGAGGATGAACAGGATGATGATATCTATGTTAAAAATGCAGTTATGGATATGTACGCAAAATGTGGGCATATGAGAGAAGCTCGATTAATTTTCGATAGGATGAGCCATAAAGATGTGGCATCGTGGAACATCATGATTAAGGGCTATGGAATGCATGGGTTTGGTGTCGAGGCGCTAGATCTGTTTTCTGGCATGCACGATGCACAATTGAAGCCCGATGACGTCACCTTTGTTGGGGTTTTGTCAGCTTGTAGCCATGCAGGTCTGTTGAGCCAAGGCAGAGAATTTCTTGCACAAATGCAGTCACAATATGGGGTGGTTCCAGCCATTGAGCATTACACCTGTGTGATTGACATGCTTGGTAGGGCAGGGCGGCTAGAAGAGGCTTACGAACTAGTGTCAGCTATGCCAATAGAGGCCAACCCAGTGGTGTGGAGGGCTTTCCTAGCAGCTTGTCTGCTCCACGGCGATGCAGTTTTGGCTGAAGTTGCTGCAGAGCGCGCACTTGAACTTCAGCCAGAGCATTGTGGAAGTTACGTATTAATGTCAAATGTTTATGGTGCAGCTGGTCGATATGAGGATGTATCAGAAGTGAGACATGCTATGAGGCAACATAATGTGAAGAAGGCGCCAGGTTGCAGTTGGATTGAACTGGGTGATGGTTTGCACGTATTTGTTACCGGTGATCGAACACATCCTGAAGATTACCTCATTTATACTAGTTTAAATTCACTAACTGCTCGCCTCTATGAGTATGGATATATGCCAAATGCTTAA
- the LOC127807845 gene encoding tRNA-specific adenosine deaminase TAD3 isoform X1 — protein sequence MMLMNESEWEIVHIPEKPHIPTHQQPTVDVYAAIVDPKHANTLVRKLNQIAPLENLRHVKRVRKHFLEGGKSQLSVILCLACGNGSLLDGIPNGVLELINLYQLSAFITKVCRYAALSKEEWEEQCKLWPTSFHPPTYNIDGITGFSVEDSHSIVNFMNLAVHMAKSGDGQLVNAAIIVDPSTKELIARACDQTHIPQPMIGQTGAETCFLKEQEAYTSDPLAGREENHEILLPNSSLDEPRQLYTGVACLSPRRWAEKQLHTCIRHPLGHAAIVAIEHSAARDRRLFPAIGHAGGDSAQIDHTVSSLTASPAKRQRTNLKDVEDGEKVHSHTNGFHSELVRPYLCTGYDIFLVWEPCTMCSMALVHQRIRRIFYAFPNPNEGALGSVHRLQGEKSLNHHYAVFRVVLPAKILEAGGSIVSNSCEDDNKTT from the exons ATGATGTTGATGAATGAGAGCGAGTGGGAAATTGTTCATATCCCTGAGAAGCCACATATTCCAACTCACCAACAACCCACAG TGGATGTTTATGCTGCTATAGTTGACCCAAAGCATGCTAACACCCTTGTAAG AAAGTTAAATCAAATAGCACCACTAGAAAATCTCCGCCATGTGAAACGTGTGCGCAAGCATTTTCTTGAGGGAG GGAAATCTCAGTTATCAGTGATTTTATGTCTAGCATGTGGAAATGGATCCCTTCTGGATGGCATTCCTAATGGTGTATTGGAGCTTATCAATTTATACCAGTTGAGTGCTTTTATTACAAAA GTTTGCAGATACgctgcattatcaaaagaagagTGGGAAGAACAGTGCAAGCTATGGCCAACTTCATTTCACCCACCAACCTA CAACATTGATGGCATTACTGGATTTAGTGTTGAGGATTCCCATTCGATTGTCAACTTCATGAATCTTGCTGTTCATATGGCAAAATCTGGTGATGGTCAG CTTGTTAATGCTGCCATCATTGTGGACCCTTCAACTAAGGAGTTAATTGCACGAGCATGTGATCAAACGCATATTCCGCAACCTATGATAGGGCAAACAGGTGCAGAAACCTGCTTCCTTAAAGAGCAAGAAGCTTATACTTCTGACCCTCTTGCTGGTAGAGAGGAAAACCATGAAATTCTGCTTCCAAATTCTTCATTGGATGAACCCAGGCAATTGTATACTGGTGTTGCTTGTTTATCTCCTCGGCGGTGGGCTGAGAAACAACTGCACACTTGTATAAGGCACCCTTTAGGACATGCTGCTATTGTAGCTATTGAACATTCTGCTGCCAGGGATAGGCGTCTTTTCCCTGCTATTGGACATGCTGGAGGTGACTCTGCTCAAATAGATCATACCGTGTCTTCTTTAACAGCCTCTCCAGCAAAAAGACAAAGGACCAATCTTAAAGAT GTTGAGGATGGTGAAAAAGTGCATTCTCATACCAATGGTTTTCACTCTGAGTTGGTCAGACCCTATTTATGTACAGGCTATGATATCTTCCTTGTTTGGGAGCCTTGCACAAT GTGTTCTATGGCACTCGTCCATCAGAGAATTAGGCGCATATTTTATGCCTTTCCAAACCCAAACGAGGGTGCGCTTGGAAGTGTTCACAGACTGCAAGGGGAAAAAAGCTTAAATCACCACTATGCTGTTTTTAGGGTCGTATTGCCTGCAAAAATCCTCGAGGCTGGCGGATCCATAGTTTCAAATTCTTGTGAGGATGACAATAAGACAACTTGA